A window of the Tessaracoccus sp. MC1865 genome harbors these coding sequences:
- the ybaK gene encoding Cys-tRNA(Pro) deacylase, translating into MAKKQHGGTGTPATSALDQSKVPYTIHTYDHDPASPSYGLEAAEALGRPAEEVFKTLLVDTGAGLAVGVVPVHLQLDLKALAGALGVKRLTMAAPPAAERSSGMVVGGISPIGQRKALPTVLDASMQGRATVLVSGGRRGLDVELAPADLARLTGATFAAIAR; encoded by the coding sequence ATGGCCAAGAAGCAGCACGGCGGCACGGGCACGCCCGCCACCAGCGCCCTGGACCAATCGAAAGTGCCCTACACCATCCACACCTACGACCACGATCCCGCCTCACCCTCCTACGGTCTCGAAGCAGCGGAGGCGCTGGGCAGGCCGGCCGAGGAAGTGTTCAAGACGCTGCTCGTCGATACCGGCGCGGGGCTCGCCGTCGGGGTGGTCCCGGTCCATCTGCAACTGGACCTGAAGGCGCTCGCGGGCGCCCTGGGGGTCAAGCGCCTCACCATGGCCGCTCCTCCCGCGGCCGAACGCTCCAGCGGGATGGTGGTCGGGGGCATCTCCCCCATCGGTCAGCGCAAGGCACTGCCCACGGTGCTCGACGCGTCGATGCAGGGCAGGGCCACAGTGCTGGTCAGCGGCGGACGACGCGGCCTGGACGTCGAACTCGCCCCTGCTGACCTGGCGCGCCTCACCGGGGCCACCTTCGCTGCCATCGCCAGGTGA
- a CDS encoding GNAT family N-acetyltransferase, with the protein MAWSDIFPFMGVSIRCGDLTLSAMTPDDVPALLAVAGRGIVPDGSGYPFLTDWALLPKDQRELSSTQFYFSRWSTAHPGRFELLMVARQGDRVLGAQDLRAADFAVRRTGFTGSWLGREFHGSGIGTRMRQMICAFAFDELGAIEMRTEAYADNPASNRVSQKTGYREFDRARVNRLGEAATEVRHKLTREQLTRPEEPISYDGGQALRRFLGISWVSPR; encoded by the coding sequence ATGGCCTGGTCAGACATCTTCCCCTTCATGGGCGTGTCCATCCGCTGCGGTGACCTCACGCTCAGCGCGATGACGCCCGACGACGTGCCGGCGCTGCTCGCCGTCGCGGGCCGCGGCATCGTGCCGGACGGTTCCGGCTACCCGTTCCTCACCGACTGGGCACTGCTCCCGAAGGACCAGCGGGAGCTGAGTTCCACGCAGTTCTACTTCTCGAGGTGGAGCACCGCCCACCCCGGACGGTTCGAACTCCTCATGGTGGCGCGTCAGGGAGACAGGGTGCTGGGCGCCCAGGACCTTCGGGCGGCCGACTTCGCGGTGCGCCGAACGGGCTTCACCGGGTCCTGGCTGGGCCGGGAGTTCCATGGCAGCGGCATCGGCACCCGCATGCGTCAGATGATCTGCGCCTTCGCCTTCGACGAACTGGGCGCCATCGAGATGCGCACCGAGGCCTATGCCGACAACCCGGCATCGAACAGGGTGAGCCAGAAGACCGGCTACCGGGAGTTCGACCGCGCCCGCGTCAACCGCCTGGGCGAGGCCGCGACCGAGGTGCGCCACAAGCTCACCCGGGAGCAGCTGACCAGGCCGGAGGAGCCGATCAGCTACGACGGCGGCCAGGCCCTGCGCCGATTCCTCGGCATCTCCTGGGTCAGCCCGCGATGA
- a CDS encoding SCO family protein, whose product MIGRRLFLGAGATALLAACSPAADEPPADIEGAGEWHGTHLSGGGNPVPDVTLTDQDGNPFNLATDVTTKALALFFGYTNCPDVCPGIMADMATAKRRLPPEIVDDITLIVVTTDPARDTPEALKEYLRRVDESFIGLTGSLDLIKPAALSLGIDIAEGKQLPSGGYEVDHGSYILGFGEDRKLAVVWNEVPPGEMREDYERLIAG is encoded by the coding sequence GTGATAGGACGACGCCTCTTTCTCGGCGCCGGTGCCACCGCGCTGCTGGCTGCCTGCAGCCCCGCCGCCGACGAGCCTCCTGCCGACATCGAGGGCGCGGGTGAGTGGCACGGCACGCACCTGTCCGGCGGCGGCAACCCCGTTCCGGACGTGACCCTGACGGACCAGGACGGCAACCCGTTCAACCTGGCCACGGACGTCACCACCAAGGCCCTGGCCCTCTTCTTCGGGTACACCAACTGCCCAGACGTGTGCCCCGGCATCATGGCGGACATGGCCACGGCCAAGCGCCGCCTCCCGCCTGAGATCGTTGATGACATCACGCTCATCGTCGTCACGACGGACCCGGCCCGTGACACCCCCGAGGCGCTGAAGGAGTACCTGCGTCGGGTCGACGAGTCCTTCATCGGGCTCACCGGCAGCCTCGACCTGATCAAGCCCGCCGCGCTGAGCCTCGGCATCGACATCGCCGAGGGCAAGCAGTTGCCGTCCGGTGGCTATGAGGTGGACCACGGCAGCTACATCCTGGGCTTCGGCGAGGACCGCAAGCTGGCCGTCGTGTGGAACGAGGTTCCGCCCGGCGAGATGCGCGAGGACTACGAACGCCTCATCGCGGGCTGA
- the trpA gene encoding tryptophan synthase subunit alpha, translated as MSQFTDPKRLGNSGAAVARCLDEGRPALVGYYPVGYPTVPDSLSVVKALVEGTQGRGADIVEIGIPYSDPLMDGLVIQHATTKARARGVRTRDAFLAVEAVASAGATPMVMTYWNLVEAYGVDAFARDLSAAGGAGVITPDLPPDDCPEWFEASDAHDVDRVFLIAPSSTDERIALTMESCRGWVYASSVMGVTGVRSQTSDAAPVIVERARAVDPSLPIGIGLGVSDGDQAAEIGSFADLVIVGSALVKCMSSDGLDMHGDLQKLRALADDLAAGVERARR; from the coding sequence ATGAGCCAGTTCACAGATCCCAAGCGCCTCGGTAACTCGGGTGCCGCTGTCGCCCGCTGCCTCGACGAGGGGCGCCCTGCGCTGGTGGGCTACTACCCGGTGGGCTACCCCACGGTGCCGGATTCGCTGTCCGTGGTGAAGGCCCTCGTCGAGGGGACGCAGGGCCGTGGCGCCGACATCGTCGAGATCGGCATCCCGTACTCGGATCCGTTGATGGATGGGCTGGTCATCCAGCACGCCACCACCAAGGCCCGCGCGCGCGGCGTCCGCACCAGGGACGCCTTCCTCGCCGTCGAGGCCGTGGCATCGGCCGGTGCCACGCCGATGGTCATGACCTACTGGAACCTCGTGGAGGCCTACGGGGTCGACGCGTTCGCCCGGGACCTGTCGGCGGCCGGGGGAGCGGGCGTCATCACGCCCGACCTGCCGCCGGACGACTGCCCGGAGTGGTTCGAGGCCTCGGACGCGCACGATGTGGACCGGGTCTTCCTGATCGCCCCGTCATCCACCGACGAGCGGATCGCACTCACCATGGAGTCCTGCCGCGGCTGGGTCTACGCCTCGTCCGTCATGGGCGTGACCGGTGTGCGGAGCCAGACCTCCGACGCGGCCCCCGTGATCGTGGAGCGCGCCCGCGCCGTTGATCCGTCGCTGCCCATCGGCATCGGCCTGGGCGTCAGCGACGGGGACCAGGCGGCCGAGATCGGTAGCTTCGCGGATCTGGTGATCGTCGGCTCGGCGCTGGTGAAGTGTATGTCGTCGGACGGGCTGGACATGCACGGCGACCTGCAGAAGCTCCGGGCGCTGGCCGACGACCTTGCGGCGGGCGTCGAGCGGGCTCGCCGGTGA
- the trpB gene encoding tryptophan synthase subunit beta, whose amino-acid sequence MSLPDSRGHFGRFGGRFVPEALQAALNELIVAFDEAWADPTFHAELARLQRDYAGRPTPITVADEFSKHAGNARILLKREDLNHTGAHKINNVLGQALLTKRMGKTRVIAETGAGQHGVATATAAALLGLECRVYMGEVDTQRQALNVARMQLLGAEVYAVAAGSRTLKDAMNEAMRDWVTTVDHTHYLIGTVGGPHPFPYLVRELQRVISVEARQQMLDDHGSLPDYVAACVGGGSNAIGMFYEFIGDEGVGLYGFEAEGDGIETRRHAATITAGTPGVLHGARTFLLQDADGQTIESHSISAGLDYPGVGPEHAYLADTGRAVYEPVTDAEAMEAFKLLTRTEGIIPAIESAHALAGALRLGRQLAQQDPSATPSILVCLSGRGDKDVATAFEYFGLSGQPDVTVGAFE is encoded by the coding sequence ATGAGCCTTCCCGATTCCCGGGGACACTTCGGCCGCTTCGGCGGCCGTTTCGTGCCCGAGGCACTCCAAGCGGCGCTGAACGAACTGATCGTCGCGTTCGACGAGGCCTGGGCGGACCCGACGTTCCACGCGGAGCTGGCCAGGTTGCAGCGCGACTACGCCGGCCGGCCTACGCCGATCACGGTCGCCGATGAGTTCTCCAAGCATGCGGGTAACGCCCGCATCCTGCTCAAGCGCGAGGACCTCAACCACACCGGCGCCCACAAGATCAACAACGTCCTGGGCCAGGCCCTGTTGACCAAGCGCATGGGCAAGACCCGCGTGATCGCGGAGACCGGCGCAGGACAGCACGGGGTGGCCACAGCCACTGCGGCTGCGCTGCTGGGCCTTGAGTGCCGCGTCTACATGGGGGAGGTGGACACCCAGCGTCAGGCGCTGAACGTCGCCCGCATGCAGCTGCTCGGCGCCGAGGTGTACGCGGTCGCCGCGGGCTCGCGCACCCTCAAGGACGCGATGAACGAGGCCATGCGCGACTGGGTGACGACGGTGGACCACACGCACTACCTCATCGGCACCGTGGGCGGTCCACACCCGTTCCCGTACCTGGTCCGCGAACTGCAGCGCGTCATCTCCGTCGAGGCCCGCCAGCAGATGCTCGACGACCACGGCAGCCTGCCGGACTACGTGGCGGCCTGCGTCGGCGGCGGCTCCAACGCCATCGGCATGTTCTACGAGTTCATCGGCGACGAGGGTGTCGGCCTGTACGGCTTCGAGGCAGAGGGCGACGGCATCGAGACCCGCCGTCACGCGGCGACCATCACGGCCGGGACCCCCGGCGTGCTGCACGGTGCGCGCACCTTCCTGCTGCAGGACGCGGACGGGCAGACCATCGAGTCGCACTCCATCTCCGCCGGCCTCGACTACCCGGGTGTCGGGCCGGAGCACGCCTACCTGGCGGACACGGGCCGTGCCGTCTACGAGCCGGTCACCGACGCGGAGGCCATGGAGGCCTTCAAGTTGCTGACCCGCACCGAGGGCATCATCCCTGCCATCGAGTCGGCTCACGCCCTGGCCGGTGCGCTGCGGCTCGGCCGACAACTGGCGCAGCAGGATCCCTCGGCGACGCCGTCGATCCTCGTGTGCCTCTCCGGGCGGGGCGACAAGGATGTGGCCACCGCGTTCGAGTATTTCGGCCTGTCAGGCCAGCCTGACGTGACGGTGGGAGCGTTCGAATGA
- the trpC gene encoding indole-3-glycerol phosphate synthase TrpC, whose product MTVLDDIIAGVRRDLEERKARTSINEVIRAAQQATPALDPMPRFRAPELAVISEVKRKSPSKGDLAMITDPAGLAASYEAGGAAAISVLTEKHRFNGSLADLDAVRERVRIPVLRKDFMVEEYQFHEARAHGADLVLLIVASLTDDELTRFLGLTAELGMTALVETHTAEEVDRALAAGAGLIGVNNRNLKTLDVDLATFGRLAERIGDAAVKVAESGIQSADDVARVAAEGADVILVGEALVKHGDPTHAIGSFMAAAERAKH is encoded by the coding sequence GTGACCGTCCTCGACGACATCATCGCCGGAGTCCGGCGAGACCTAGAGGAACGCAAGGCCCGCACCTCCATCAACGAGGTCATTCGCGCCGCCCAGCAGGCAACGCCGGCACTCGACCCGATGCCCCGGTTCCGCGCGCCCGAACTCGCCGTGATCTCGGAGGTCAAGCGCAAGTCGCCGTCGAAGGGCGACCTCGCCATGATCACGGATCCTGCCGGGCTCGCCGCCTCCTACGAGGCGGGCGGCGCCGCAGCCATCTCTGTTCTCACGGAGAAGCACCGGTTCAACGGTTCGCTGGCGGATCTCGACGCCGTACGTGAGCGCGTCCGCATCCCGGTGCTGCGCAAGGACTTCATGGTGGAGGAGTACCAGTTCCACGAGGCCCGCGCCCACGGTGCGGACCTGGTGCTGCTGATCGTCGCGTCGCTCACCGACGACGAACTCACCCGCTTCCTGGGGCTGACCGCAGAGCTCGGCATGACCGCGCTGGTCGAGACCCACACCGCTGAGGAGGTGGACCGGGCGCTCGCCGCCGGGGCCGGCCTCATCGGCGTCAACAACCGGAACCTGAAGACCCTCGACGTCGACCTGGCCACCTTCGGCCGCCTGGCTGAGCGCATCGGCGATGCCGCCGTGAAGGTGGCGGAGTCGGGGATCCAGTCCGCCGACGACGTGGCGCGTGTCGCGGCCGAGGGGGCAGACGTCATCCTCGTGGGGGAGGCGCTCGTCAAACACGGCGACCCCACCCACGCCATCGGCAGCTTCATGGCTGCCGCAGAAAGGGCAAAGCACTGA
- a CDS encoding HGxxPAAW family protein codes for MARTPKYYHHGRSPAAWTGSVLTAVGFTIACVAAMLGPAWLWVIVGAAVILVGALTTMIMKAMGLGQP; via the coding sequence ATGGCTCGTACCCCGAAGTACTACCACCACGGCCGGAGTCCTGCCGCCTGGACCGGATCGGTGCTGACCGCTGTCGGTTTCACCATCGCCTGCGTGGCCGCCATGCTGGGCCCGGCGTGGCTCTGGGTCATCGTCGGCGCAGCCGTGATTCTCGTCGGGGCACTGACCACCATGATCATGAAGGCCATGGGTCTGGGTCAGCCGTGA
- a CDS encoding anthranilate synthase component I, with amino-acid sequence MIVSPTLDEFVELANHRRVISVHAKLLADDLTPVALYQALCGAREGTFLFESADAGVWSRYSFVGVRSAAMLTERDGQAAWIGRELVGIPADGDPLVVLRETLAELATPATPGLPPFHAGMVGYLGYDVVRRLEKLPETTVDELELPELVMMLSSELAVLDHHRGELWLIANAINYDGTPEGAERAYYDAVAAVETMAEQVRQPRVALVCQEGEPRTPEVQRQRSSEEFRAMVDEVKDEIRAGEAFQIVVSQRFDIPTSADAFEVYRALRLTNPSPYLYLMRLPGFDIVGSSPEALVTVQDGVATTRPIAGSRPRGRTPEEDRQMAEELLADPKEKAEHLMLVDLGRNDLGRICEAGSVTVHEFMNVRRYSHIMHLEAAVSGRVEAGRTALDATLACFPAGTLSGAPKVRAMEIIDRLEVSRRGLYGGVVGYFDFAGNSDVAIAIRTAVLADGVAYVQAGAGVVADSVPETEDAECSHKARAVIAAIGRAEAMATA; translated from the coding sequence GTGATCGTCTCTCCCACGCTCGATGAGTTCGTCGAACTCGCCAACCATCGTCGCGTCATCAGCGTGCACGCCAAGCTGCTCGCGGACGATCTCACCCCCGTCGCGCTCTACCAGGCGCTGTGCGGCGCCCGGGAGGGGACGTTCCTGTTCGAATCCGCAGACGCGGGTGTCTGGTCGCGCTACTCCTTCGTGGGCGTGCGCTCTGCCGCCATGCTCACCGAACGCGACGGCCAGGCCGCCTGGATCGGCCGCGAGCTGGTGGGCATCCCCGCCGACGGCGACCCGCTCGTCGTCCTCCGCGAAACCCTGGCGGAGCTGGCCACCCCGGCGACCCCCGGCCTGCCGCCGTTCCACGCGGGCATGGTGGGCTACCTGGGCTACGACGTGGTGCGCCGGCTCGAGAAGCTGCCTGAGACCACCGTCGACGAGCTTGAACTGCCGGAGCTGGTCATGATGCTCAGCTCCGAACTGGCCGTGCTGGACCACCACCGCGGCGAACTCTGGCTCATTGCCAACGCCATCAACTACGACGGCACCCCGGAGGGTGCGGAGCGCGCCTACTACGACGCGGTGGCCGCCGTCGAGACCATGGCGGAGCAGGTGCGCCAGCCCCGCGTCGCGCTGGTGTGCCAGGAGGGCGAACCGCGCACACCCGAGGTCCAGCGGCAACGCTCGTCGGAGGAGTTCCGCGCGATGGTGGACGAGGTGAAGGACGAGATCCGCGCGGGCGAGGCCTTCCAGATCGTCGTGTCGCAGCGCTTCGACATCCCCACCAGCGCGGACGCGTTCGAGGTGTACCGCGCCCTGCGCCTCACCAACCCCAGCCCCTACCTGTACCTGATGCGTCTGCCGGGCTTCGACATCGTCGGCTCCAGCCCGGAGGCGCTCGTCACGGTGCAGGACGGCGTGGCCACCACGCGGCCCATCGCCGGTTCGCGGCCCCGGGGCCGGACGCCGGAGGAGGACCGCCAGATGGCGGAGGAGCTGCTGGCAGACCCCAAGGAGAAGGCGGAGCACCTGATGCTCGTGGACCTGGGCCGCAACGACCTGGGCCGCATCTGCGAAGCCGGTTCGGTCACCGTCCACGAGTTCATGAACGTGCGCCGCTACAGCCACATCATGCACCTGGAGGCCGCGGTCTCCGGCCGGGTGGAGGCGGGCCGCACCGCCCTCGACGCGACGCTGGCCTGCTTCCCGGCCGGCACGTTGTCGGGCGCGCCCAAGGTGCGGGCCATGGAGATCATCGACCGGCTGGAGGTCTCGCGGCGGGGCCTGTACGGGGGAGTGGTGGGCTACTTCGACTTCGCCGGCAACTCGGACGTGGCCATCGCCATCCGTACCGCGGTGCTGGCCGACGGTGTCGCCTATGTCCAGGCCGGCGCCGGCGTCGTGGCGGATTCGGTACCGGAGACGGAGGACGCCGAGTGCTCCCACAAGGCGCGCGCCGTCATCGCGGCGATCGGGCGAGCAGAGGCCATGGCGACGGCATGA
- the hisI gene encoding phosphoribosyl-AMP cyclohydrolase, protein MPTVTYNSDGLVPAIAQDAETREVLMMAWMNEEALRRTLTTGRATYWSRSRQEFWVKGETSGHHQAVESVAVDCDGDTVLLTVRQTGAACHTGNRTCFFTPLTAQDTAQ, encoded by the coding sequence ATGCCGACTGTGACCTACAACTCCGACGGGCTGGTGCCCGCCATCGCCCAGGACGCAGAGACCCGCGAGGTCCTGATGATGGCCTGGATGAACGAGGAGGCGCTGCGCCGCACCCTCACCACCGGCAGGGCCACCTACTGGTCGAGGTCCAGGCAGGAATTCTGGGTCAAGGGGGAGACTTCCGGCCACCACCAGGCCGTCGAGAGCGTGGCCGTCGACTGCGATGGCGACACCGTCCTGCTCACCGTGCGCCAGACCGGCGCCGCCTGCCACACCGGCAACCGCACCTGCTTCTTCACCCCTCTGACCGCTCAGGACACCGCACAGTGA
- a CDS encoding maleylpyruvate isomerase family mycothiol-dependent enzyme encodes MKFVHRQRAALADLLEELGPFAPTKCEGWQTQDLAAHLYVREHRLDALPGIGSERFAGHTERVQNLELHRRGFLPLVEAVRRPGWIMRPLDQLVNSSELFIHHEDVLRANGRSQTLTAEDQEHLWPLAKVLARRAQIRFGGRLLMTRTDTGHERQIGQGDRTVHLAGLPSELLLHLSQREGDVTLTGETAAIDAWRTAISPL; translated from the coding sequence ATGAAGTTCGTCCACCGCCAGCGCGCCGCCCTTGCAGACCTGCTCGAAGAACTGGGGCCGTTCGCCCCCACCAAGTGTGAGGGTTGGCAGACCCAGGACCTTGCCGCCCACCTGTACGTACGTGAACACCGCCTAGACGCCCTGCCCGGCATCGGCTCCGAGCGCTTCGCCGGACACACCGAGCGGGTCCAGAACCTCGAGCTGCACCGCCGCGGGTTCCTGCCGCTGGTGGAGGCCGTCCGCAGGCCCGGCTGGATCATGCGGCCGCTGGATCAGCTGGTGAACTCCTCGGAGCTCTTCATCCACCACGAGGACGTCCTGCGCGCCAACGGTCGCTCGCAGACGCTCACCGCGGAGGACCAGGAGCACCTGTGGCCGTTGGCGAAGGTCCTGGCCAGACGTGCCCAGATACGGTTCGGCGGCCGGCTGCTCATGACCCGCACGGACACCGGCCACGAACGCCAGATCGGTCAGGGAGACCGCACCGTGCACCTCGCCGGGCTGCCGTCGGAACTGCTCCTGCACCTGAGCCAACGCGAGGGCGACGTCACGCTCACGGGCGAGACGGCCGCCATCGACGCGTGGCGTACCGCGATCAGTCCGTTGTGA
- the gatB gene encoding Asp-tRNA(Asn)/Glu-tRNA(Gln) amidotransferase subunit GatB codes for MMTELVDYDDLLTRYQPALGLETHVELNTNTKMFCGCANEFGGDPNTHVCPVCLGLPGSLPVINGKAVESAIRIGLALNCQIAEWCRMARKNYFYPDMTKNFQTSQYDEPIAFDGWVEVEVDGETFRVEIERAHMEEDAGKATHVGGSGRIQGADYSLIDYNRAGVPLIEIVTRPILGAGDKAPQVARAYVAQLRDLLKALGVSDVRMEQGSLRCDANVSIAPIGSDKLGTRTETKNVNSLRSIERAVRYEMTRQAAILDAGGSIVQETRHWHEADGTTSAGRVKSDAEDYRYFAEPDLMPIAPSREWVEELRATLPEPPTEHRRRLQREWGFNDIDFSGIVNAGALGLVEDTVTAGASPAAARKWWVSDLSRRANEAGIELEDLAITPVQVAAVQALVDEGKVNDQLARQVIDGVLAGEGEPAVVLEKRGLAVVSDEGALGAAVDEAIAANPDIAERIRGGKVQAAGALIGQIMKAMRGQADAAKVRELILAKLTTD; via the coding sequence CTGATGACTGAACTGGTCGATTACGACGATCTCCTCACGAGGTATCAGCCTGCACTGGGTCTCGAGACCCACGTCGAACTCAACACCAACACCAAGATGTTCTGCGGTTGCGCCAACGAATTCGGCGGCGACCCGAACACGCACGTGTGCCCTGTGTGCCTGGGCCTGCCCGGCTCGCTCCCGGTGATCAACGGCAAGGCCGTCGAGTCCGCCATCCGCATCGGTCTGGCCCTCAACTGCCAGATCGCCGAGTGGTGCCGCATGGCCCGGAAGAACTACTTCTACCCGGACATGACCAAGAACTTCCAGACCTCCCAGTACGACGAACCCATCGCCTTCGACGGCTGGGTCGAGGTTGAGGTCGACGGCGAGACCTTCCGCGTCGAGATCGAGCGCGCGCACATGGAGGAGGACGCGGGCAAGGCGACCCACGTGGGCGGCTCCGGCCGGATCCAGGGGGCGGACTACTCGCTCATCGACTACAACCGTGCCGGCGTGCCCCTCATCGAGATCGTCACCCGGCCCATCCTGGGCGCCGGTGACAAGGCGCCCCAGGTGGCGCGCGCCTACGTGGCGCAGCTGCGCGACCTGCTCAAGGCCCTCGGCGTGTCCGACGTACGGATGGAGCAGGGCTCCCTGCGCTGCGACGCGAACGTGTCCATCGCACCCATCGGGAGCGACAAGCTCGGCACCCGCACAGAGACCAAGAACGTCAACTCCCTTCGCTCCATCGAGCGCGCCGTCCGCTACGAGATGACGCGGCAGGCGGCCATCCTCGACGCTGGCGGCTCCATCGTGCAGGAGACCCGCCACTGGCATGAGGCAGACGGCACCACCTCGGCCGGCCGCGTGAAGTCCGACGCGGAGGACTACCGCTACTTCGCGGAGCCGGACCTGATGCCGATCGCGCCGTCGCGCGAGTGGGTGGAGGAACTGCGCGCCACGCTGCCGGAGCCGCCGACGGAGCACCGGCGCCGCCTCCAGCGCGAGTGGGGCTTCAACGACATCGACTTCAGCGGCATCGTCAACGCCGGTGCCCTGGGGCTGGTGGAGGACACCGTCACCGCAGGCGCCTCCCCGGCGGCCGCCCGAAAGTGGTGGGTTTCAGACCTCTCCCGCCGGGCCAACGAGGCCGGCATCGAGTTGGAGGACCTCGCCATCACCCCCGTCCAGGTGGCTGCGGTGCAGGCGCTGGTGGACGAGGGCAAGGTCAACGACCAGCTCGCCCGCCAGGTCATCGACGGCGTGCTCGCCGGCGAAGGGGAACCCGCCGTGGTCCTCGAGAAGCGTGGCCTCGCCGTCGTTTCCGATGAAGGCGCCCTGGGTGCCGCCGTCGACGAGGCGATCGCCGCCAACCCGGACATCGCCGAGCGTATCCGCGGCGGCAAGGTCCAGGCGGCCGGTGCGCTGATCGGTCAGATCATGAAGGCCATGCGCGGCCAGGCCGATGCGGCCAAGGTGCGCGAACTGATCCTCGCGAAGCTCACAACGGACTGA
- the gatA gene encoding Asp-tRNA(Asn)/Glu-tRNA(Gln) amidotransferase subunit GatA — protein MSQMITKSAAELGRLMAARELTSEELTRACLEQIEAVNPALNAFLAVDGEHALEQARAVDQRRAAGEELGPLAGVPVGVKDNYCTTDFPTTCGSRMLEGWVPPYDATVVARLRDAGLVIIGKTNMDEFAMGSSTETSAFGPSRNPWDTDRVPGGSGGGSAAAVAAFMVPLAIGSDTGGSIRQPGAVTGTVGVKATYGGSSRFGLVAMASSLDQPGPCARTAEDAALLQEIISGHDPKDSASLDQPVPQLVAAAQATDLKGMKVGIVTEFRGDGYEEGVLERFHEAVELLRQAGAEVVEVSCPAFTYALPAYYLIQPAELSSNLARFDGMRYGLRAGDDGSRSAEEVMNLTREAGFGREGKRRIIIGTYALSAGYYDAYYGSAQKVRSLIQADFDRAFEVVDVLVSPTTPTTAFKVGERMTDPMSMYMADLCTIPSNMAGNASGSFPSGLSDGLPTGLQVMAPPMEDARVYRVGAVLERALEAQWGGPMWREMTQLEGSKAVY, from the coding sequence CTGAGCCAGATGATCACGAAGTCCGCCGCCGAACTGGGCCGGCTGATGGCCGCCCGGGAACTCACCTCCGAGGAACTCACCCGCGCCTGCCTCGAGCAGATCGAGGCCGTGAACCCCGCCCTGAACGCGTTCCTGGCCGTCGACGGTGAGCACGCGCTCGAGCAGGCACGCGCCGTGGACCAGCGCCGCGCAGCCGGCGAGGAACTGGGTCCGCTGGCCGGCGTGCCCGTGGGCGTCAAGGACAACTACTGCACCACCGACTTTCCGACGACGTGCGGTTCCCGCATGCTCGAAGGCTGGGTGCCGCCCTACGACGCCACCGTCGTGGCTCGCCTGCGCGATGCCGGCCTGGTCATCATCGGCAAGACCAACATGGACGAATTCGCGATGGGCTCCTCGACTGAGACCTCCGCGTTCGGCCCCAGCCGCAACCCGTGGGACACCGACAGGGTGCCCGGCGGCTCCGGCGGCGGTTCGGCAGCGGCCGTTGCGGCGTTCATGGTGCCGTTGGCGATCGGGTCCGACACCGGCGGCTCGATCCGCCAGCCGGGTGCCGTCACCGGCACCGTCGGCGTGAAGGCCACCTACGGCGGCTCGTCGCGCTTCGGCCTGGTGGCCATGGCCTCCAGTCTGGACCAGCCCGGCCCGTGCGCCCGCACCGCCGAGGACGCGGCCCTGCTGCAGGAGATCATCAGCGGCCACGACCCGAAGGACTCCGCGTCGCTCGACCAGCCCGTACCCCAACTCGTGGCGGCGGCGCAGGCCACCGACCTCAAAGGCATGAAGGTCGGCATCGTCACCGAGTTCAGGGGCGACGGCTACGAGGAGGGCGTGCTCGAGCGCTTCCACGAGGCGGTGGAACTGCTGCGTCAGGCCGGGGCCGAGGTCGTCGAGGTGTCCTGCCCGGCATTCACCTACGCGCTGCCCGCGTACTACCTGATCCAGCCTGCGGAGCTCAGCTCGAACCTGGCCCGCTTCGACGGCATGCGCTACGGCCTGCGCGCCGGCGACGACGGCTCCCGCTCGGCGGAAGAGGTCATGAACCTCACCCGCGAGGCCGGCTTCGGCCGCGAAGGCAAGCGCCGCATCATCATCGGCACCTACGCCCTCTCCGCGGGCTACTACGACGCCTACTACGGCTCGGCGCAGAAGGTCCGCTCGCTCATCCAGGCGGATTTCGACCGCGCCTTCGAGGTGGTCGACGTGCTGGTCTCGCCCACCACGCCCACCACGGCGTTCAAGGTGGGGGAGCGGATGACAGACCCCATGAGCATGTACATGGCAGACCTCTGCACAATCCCGTCGAACATGGCGGGCAACGCCTCCGGCTCGTTCCCGTCGGGCCTCAGCGACGGTTTGCCCACCGGCCTGCAGGTCATGGCCCCGCCCATGGAGGACGCCCGCGTCTACCGGGTCGGCGCGGTGCTGGAGCGGGCGCTGGAAGCGCAGTGGGGCGGCCCGATGTGGCGCGAAATGACTCAGCTCGAGGGATCGAAGGCGGTTTACTGA